Proteins from a genomic interval of Sphingobacterium sp. SYP-B4668:
- a CDS encoding DUF4134 domain-containing protein has protein sequence MTVNTKKLFAMAALCLSAAQSTFAQGGTVGIDAATSSLTSYVDPISTLILAIGAVVGLIGGIRVYIKWNSGDQDINKELMSWGGSCLFLVLVSVVIKAFFGV, from the coding sequence ATGACAGTAAACACTAAAAAACTGTTTGCAATGGCCGCGCTTTGCCTTTCCGCGGCCCAATCAACATTCGCACAAGGTGGTACAGTTGGTATCGATGCCGCCACATCATCATTGACCAGCTACGTAGACCCCATTTCGACGCTCATTCTGGCCATCGGCGCGGTCGTCGGGCTCATTGGGGGAATACGGGTGTACATCAAGTGGAACAGTGGAGATCAGGACATCAATAAAGAGTTGATGTCGTGGGGAGGTTCCTGCCTGTTCTTGGTACTCGTGTCGGTGGTCATCAAAGCGTTTTTCGGCGTATGA
- the mobC gene encoding plasmid mobilization relaxosome protein MobC, with amino-acid sequence MKNRTGNRKPQAHEQRTRRFELRLSEAERAQFLELEKVLGLSRADIVRIRVLQHSKKMLVNTTKIMKLLDSIGTEIGRSGNNINQLAKHANSLQQQGMLHSAILRDLAPLLTEYVRLQRELEQSIRRLIRLIRGQT; translated from the coding sequence ATGAAAAACAGAACAGGAAACCGAAAACCCCAAGCCCATGAACAGCGTACCCGACGCTTTGAACTCCGGTTGAGCGAAGCGGAACGGGCGCAGTTTCTCGAACTTGAAAAAGTGCTTGGCCTAAGCCGTGCGGACATCGTGCGTATCCGTGTGCTCCAACATTCCAAAAAGATGCTGGTCAATACCACCAAAATCATGAAACTGCTGGACAGTATCGGAACAGAGATAGGCCGATCGGGCAACAATATCAATCAATTGGCAAAGCACGCCAATTCCTTGCAACAACAGGGAATGCTGCACTCCGCCATTTTGCGTGACCTTGCCCCATTGCTAACCGAATATGTCAGGTTGCAACGGGAATTGGAACAGTCCATCCGGCGGCTTATCAGGCTTATAAGGGGGCAAACATGA
- a CDS encoding helix-turn-helix domain-containing protein, with product MSQFRHVKHIRNDDIIKALGQRVRNLRSERGLTMEKLAELSGIDYRQLSYIELGQTDPGLSTLYAIAKGLDVTLSFLTDSESLR from the coding sequence ATGTCGCAATTTCGTCATGTGAAGCACATACGGAATGACGATATAATCAAAGCTCTCGGCCAACGGGTTAGAAACCTAAGGTCGGAAAGAGGGTTGACGATGGAAAAGTTGGCCGAACTCTCAGGCATCGACTACCGTCAACTTTCCTACATCGAATTGGGCCAGACCGACCCCGGTTTGAGCACCCTGTATGCCATAGCCAAAGGGCTCGATGTTACCCTCTCCTTTTTGACGGATTCGGAATCTCTCCGATAA
- a CDS encoding relaxase/mobilization nuclease domain-containing protein, whose product MIVKILDPSTTFKGVRYNTNKVDKDKGELMKVSGFGALQALQNLRPEDYVNYMEAQSAASKRTKYPQLHAVISCKGRSHSKQQLTAIAEQWLKGMGYGEQPYLLVFHKDTANNHIHIVSTRVDRDGKKINDSFEKIRAYEVLNRIVGVDEKQEIDKNIEKALSYGFSTRAQFMMILEARGYSLKLSDGIYQISRYGKRQGTVPLEQVDAKIGTFSKDISRLAQLRAVFAKYRGQYDPAVVHVTAPLPGNRSSAPSGYTSAMAQMLTDKFGIQIIFHGKDGKPPYGYTVIDHSRKMVYKGKDLMPLAEFIAPSENTPEISAKADRAETKADRTGQNEKEQKTPPEETATYTDHVQGTSEQWIPNIQIDISDDIDDEAIHGRNRRRKRKARTNTR is encoded by the coding sequence ATGATCGTTAAGATACTTGACCCGTCAACCACGTTCAAAGGGGTGCGTTATAATACGAACAAAGTGGACAAGGACAAAGGCGAACTGATGAAAGTATCGGGTTTCGGTGCCTTGCAAGCCCTGCAAAATCTCCGTCCAGAAGACTACGTCAATTATATGGAAGCTCAATCCGCAGCCAGTAAACGGACGAAGTACCCACAGCTCCACGCCGTCATTTCCTGCAAGGGACGTTCCCATAGCAAGCAACAACTTACAGCCATCGCCGAACAATGGCTGAAAGGAATGGGTTACGGCGAACAACCTTATCTCTTGGTATTCCATAAGGACACGGCAAACAACCATATCCATATCGTTTCCACACGGGTAGACCGAGACGGCAAAAAGATAAACGACAGCTTCGAGAAAATCCGTGCCTACGAGGTATTGAACCGTATCGTTGGCGTGGACGAAAAACAGGAGATCGACAAGAATATCGAAAAAGCATTGAGCTATGGTTTCTCCACACGGGCGCAATTCATGATGATACTTGAAGCACGGGGCTATTCGCTTAAACTGTCCGATGGGATTTATCAGATCAGTCGTTACGGCAAAAGACAAGGTACGGTCCCTTTGGAACAGGTGGACGCCAAAATCGGCACATTCAGTAAAGACATCAGTCGGCTGGCACAGCTCCGCGCTGTCTTTGCCAAGTACCGTGGCCAGTACGATCCGGCGGTTGTTCATGTTACGGCCCCGCTTCCCGGTAATAGATCGTCCGCTCCATCGGGCTACACGTCGGCAATGGCGCAGATGCTAACGGACAAATTCGGGATACAGATCATATTTCACGGTAAGGACGGAAAACCACCTTACGGTTATACCGTCATCGACCATTCGAGGAAAATGGTCTACAAGGGCAAAGACCTCATGCCGTTGGCAGAATTTATCGCACCATCGGAAAATACACCCGAAATATCTGCCAAAGCGGACAGAGCAGAGACTAAAGCGGACAGGACTGGACAAAACGAAAAGGAACAGAAAACGCCGCCAGAAGAAACCGCTACCTATACCGATCATGTACAGGGAACATCCGAGCAATGGATACCAAATATCCAGATTGACATTTCCGACGACATCGACGATGAAGCGATCCACGGACGCAACCGGAGACGTAAGCGCAAAGCCCGTACAAATACCCGCTGA
- a CDS encoding helix-turn-helix transcriptional regulator yields MTKLKPMNIGCTQMHTVTLLAIIIGLVAIGAQSALYINRPQDKSKLWYLGLLLLLLLFNVVNGLFPDPAYNIALNIQHIIVNGAGFAVVSYFPFYFYRAFGLEKLRFFAVYGVPLFLLLPYLAFFVIGYSVHGDLAFTHKYGYIIPTCHSFVLLVAIGRSIRYAYREKRNRNRYIEEVAAYAAIMPWSFMAPVVYFQCGQLTETLFTNVGFVTISTLLLYRAVNVGRAEQKLLADLELVPINPEAIERNSKHFGLSNREIEIVYLICERLSYKEIADKLFISDRTVSKHVQNIFSKILVNSRSELVKKMNDF; encoded by the coding sequence ATGACAAAATTGAAACCTATGAATATCGGCTGTACTCAAATGCACACGGTCACACTGTTGGCCATAATCATTGGGCTCGTCGCCATCGGGGCGCAAAGCGCACTTTACATCAACCGACCGCAGGACAAATCCAAGTTATGGTATCTTGGCTTGTTGTTATTGCTGTTGTTATTCAACGTGGTTAATGGGCTATTTCCTGATCCGGCATACAACATCGCCCTAAACATACAGCACATCATCGTCAACGGAGCGGGCTTCGCGGTCGTATCCTATTTCCCCTTTTACTTCTATCGTGCATTCGGGTTGGAAAAGCTACGCTTCTTTGCCGTCTATGGTGTGCCCTTGTTTTTACTGCTGCCTTATCTGGCGTTTTTCGTCATCGGTTACTCCGTTCATGGAGACCTGGCCTTTACCCATAAATACGGCTACATCATACCCACATGCCATTCATTCGTCCTGTTGGTAGCCATAGGCCGATCCATCCGGTACGCCTACCGCGAGAAAAGGAACAGAAACCGTTATATTGAGGAGGTGGCTGCCTATGCCGCCATCATGCCGTGGTCTTTTATGGCTCCGGTGGTATACTTCCAATGCGGCCAGTTGACCGAAACCCTGTTTACCAATGTGGGTTTTGTTACCATCAGCACCCTGTTGCTCTACCGGGCGGTCAATGTCGGACGCGCCGAACAAAAATTACTTGCCGATCTGGAACTGGTGCCGATCAACCCCGAAGCCATCGAAAGGAACAGCAAGCACTTCGGTTTGAGCAACCGCGAAATCGAAATTGTATACCTGATATGTGAAAGGCTAAGTTACAAGGAGATTGCGGACAAACTTTTCATCTCCGACCGCACCGTGAGCAAGCACGTACAGAATATATTCAGTAAAATACTTGTCAATTCCAGATCCGAACTTGTCAAGAAGATGAATGACTTTTAA
- a CDS encoding TraG family conjugative transposon ATPase, whose translation MRTERKTAFEMPYVGIDHYQGMSILYGDRGDFSVVMRLTNPVLQYGADPEAYTAFQQVLLNVIKILGEGHIIQKHDVFIKRKYQPKPATEFLEQKYQEHFEGREYTEIRTYLTVTRLVKKGAFYTYDKKVLATFGQNMAKVFDLLSGAALNPAYLTEAEINRFVNRVLAVEFEQPHITLDNLRCADRELRIGDRAVRCISMVNTDSVDLPEKVGTFTAKNETNGMRDFPVDNLFFLHHVPGYRIIIYNQLLEIPSQQITLGKLEVKRKRHSSVPDPANLMCVEDIDRLLVDVARDNQLLVNAHYSMIVCADTDKIDKTANFIEAALFQQGIIPSRNAYNQLELFRCALPGVGVELKKYDWFLTTADAALCFFFKERLPTDEPSEFLLRFTDRQGVPVALDPSDLVMRTGRIKNRNRFVLGSSGTGKSYAINAIVQQYLQYNMDVVIVDMGHSYSGLCSTYGGKYITYSEEKPITMNPFAISEEEYNIEKKDFLITLICLLWKGSEGSVTTVERDVISNVISAYYAHHFDKAIEDRVDRLDFNSFYEFAVRKIPDIRNEESIAFDVEEFRFVLKKFYRGGEYEAILNEDADQSLFNERFIVYEIDNIQNNKTLLPIVTLIIMDLFVQKMRHRKNRRKTLILEEAWRAISSPMMANFLLYLNKTVRKFWGEIIEVTQEINDIIGNPIIKDSIINNSDTIILLQQNEADFRKVAELLSITEAEQKKIFTINRLDNKDGRARFNEFYIRRGNVGEVYGVEVSIYHHLAFTTEKPEKSAVEIYAKHHGSYPKALTAFVSDMEKSGLALGDFVQRVNENNAPVETQREYFKPDFT comes from the coding sequence ATGAGAACAGAAAGAAAGACAGCCTTTGAAATGCCCTACGTGGGTATTGACCATTATCAGGGCATGTCCATACTGTACGGCGACCGTGGCGATTTTTCAGTCGTGATGCGACTGACCAATCCCGTCTTACAGTATGGCGCCGATCCCGAAGCCTATACCGCTTTCCAACAGGTATTGCTTAACGTCATCAAGATACTTGGCGAGGGGCATATCATCCAAAAGCACGACGTATTCATCAAACGGAAATACCAGCCCAAACCTGCAACCGAGTTCTTGGAACAGAAATACCAAGAACATTTTGAGGGTCGGGAATATACCGAAATCAGAACCTACCTGACCGTTACCCGTCTGGTCAAAAAAGGGGCATTCTACACCTATGACAAAAAAGTGCTGGCCACTTTCGGGCAGAACATGGCCAAAGTATTTGACCTGCTTTCCGGCGCCGCACTTAACCCCGCATACCTCACCGAAGCGGAAATAAACCGTTTTGTAAACAGGGTGCTCGCCGTGGAGTTTGAGCAGCCACACATCACGTTGGACAATCTCCGTTGTGCAGACCGTGAGTTACGGATCGGTGACCGGGCCGTCCGCTGTATCAGCATGGTCAACACCGATTCGGTTGACCTGCCCGAAAAGGTCGGAACCTTTACGGCCAAAAATGAAACGAACGGTATGCGTGATTTTCCGGTGGACAACCTGTTTTTCCTGCACCATGTTCCCGGTTATCGTATCATTATCTATAACCAATTATTGGAGATACCCAGCCAACAGATCACGCTCGGCAAACTTGAAGTAAAACGCAAAAGGCATTCGAGCGTACCCGATCCGGCAAACCTCATGTGCGTGGAGGACATAGACCGTTTATTGGTAGACGTGGCACGCGACAACCAGCTATTGGTAAATGCGCACTATTCCATGATCGTATGTGCCGATACGGACAAGATCGACAAAACGGCCAATTTTATCGAAGCCGCCCTGTTCCAGCAGGGGATCATCCCATCACGCAATGCCTACAACCAATTGGAACTGTTCCGGTGTGCCTTGCCGGGCGTTGGCGTGGAACTGAAAAAGTACGATTGGTTCCTGACGACGGCCGATGCCGCCCTCTGTTTCTTTTTCAAGGAAAGGCTGCCGACCGACGAACCCTCGGAGTTTCTGCTAAGGTTTACCGACCGTCAAGGGGTGCCCGTGGCGCTGGACCCGTCGGACCTCGTTATGAGGACAGGCCGTATAAAAAATCGCAATCGCTTCGTGTTAGGTAGCAGTGGCACGGGTAAGAGTTATGCCATAAATGCGATCGTCCAACAGTACCTGCAATACAACATGGACGTGGTGATCGTGGACATGGGGCATTCCTATTCCGGTCTTTGCAGCACCTATGGGGGCAAGTACATCACCTATTCGGAAGAAAAGCCTATCACGATGAACCCCTTTGCGATCAGCGAGGAAGAATACAACATCGAGAAAAAGGATTTTTTGATAACGTTGATCTGTCTGCTCTGGAAAGGTTCCGAGGGTTCGGTAACCACCGTCGAGCGTGACGTAATTTCCAATGTCATTTCAGCCTATTACGCCCATCATTTCGATAAAGCCATCGAAGACCGCGTAGACAGGTTGGACTTTAATTCCTTTTATGAATTTGCCGTTCGGAAAATCCCCGATATAAGAAACGAAGAAAGCATCGCTTTTGACGTGGAAGAATTTCGGTTTGTATTAAAGAAGTTTTACAGAGGGGGTGAATACGAAGCGATACTGAACGAAGATGCCGACCAATCGCTATTCAACGAACGGTTCATAGTCTATGAAATTGACAATATACAGAATAACAAGACGCTCCTGCCAATCGTAACGCTGATTATAATGGATCTGTTCGTGCAAAAGATGCGCCACAGGAAGAACCGCCGGAAAACACTGATCTTGGAGGAAGCATGGCGGGCCATTTCCTCGCCAATGATGGCGAATTTCCTTTTATACCTAAACAAGACCGTGCGGAAGTTTTGGGGGGAAATCATCGAGGTGACGCAGGAAATCAATGACATCATCGGCAACCCCATTATCAAGGACAGCATCATAAACAATTCGGATACCATCATCCTGCTGCAACAGAACGAGGCCGATTTTAGAAAGGTTGCCGAATTGCTCTCCATCACCGAGGCCGAACAGAAGAAGATTTTCACGATAAACCGTCTTGACAACAAGGACGGACGTGCCCGTTTCAACGAGTTCTATATCCGTCGGGGAAATGTCGGGGAAGTGTACGGCGTGGAGGTTAGTATTTACCACCATTTGGCGTTCACGACCGAAAAACCCGAAAAAAGCGCCGTGGAGATTTACGCCAAACATCATGGCAGCTACCCAAAAGCCCTAACGGCGTTCGTGTCCGATATGGAAAAGAGCGGTCTTGCATTGGGCGATTTTGTGCAAAGGGTAAACGAGAACAATGCGCCAGTTGAAACACAAAGAGAATATTTTAAACCTGATTTTACATGA
- a CDS encoding ParA family protein, which yields MLILIGNQKGGAGKSTLTLLLANYLTQQQERRVTILDMDYQQSLSAKAEKAKILENEPLYEIVPADLSHFPAMQRRLGKSRNEIVLIDLPGKMDDDGLIPIFAAADAVICPFAFDEFSVDSTLLFAMVMGRINRRAPLIFVPNRIKNTVKYETRTEVENVLRGFGTVAPSLPDRIDFQRVNTFQTPIILYPVILPLLDLIYEQYIAKEEPL from the coding sequence ATGCTCATACTTATAGGAAACCAAAAAGGCGGGGCGGGAAAAAGTACGCTCACCCTGCTGCTCGCCAACTACCTGACCCAGCAACAAGAACGGCGGGTTACGATACTTGACATGGATTACCAGCAATCACTTTCCGCCAAAGCCGAGAAAGCAAAAATCTTGGAAAATGAACCGCTGTACGAAATCGTACCCGCAGACCTCAGCCATTTTCCGGCAATGCAACGGAGGTTGGGGAAGTCACGGAACGAAATCGTACTGATCGACCTGCCGGGCAAGATGGACGACGATGGTCTGATCCCCATATTTGCTGCCGCCGATGCGGTGATCTGTCCGTTTGCCTTTGACGAATTTTCGGTGGACTCGACATTGCTGTTTGCAATGGTAATGGGCAGGATCAACAGGCGGGCGCCCCTGATCTTCGTGCCAAACCGTATCAAGAACACCGTCAAGTACGAAACCCGGACGGAAGTCGAAAATGTCCTGCGCGGTTTCGGTACGGTCGCACCCAGCCTGCCAGACCGTATAGACTTCCAGCGGGTAAACACATTCCAGACACCGATCATCCTATATCCCGTTATCCTGCCGCTCTTAGACCTGATCTATGAACAGTACATTGCTAAGGAGGAACCATTATGA
- a CDS encoding DUF4595 domain-containing protein — MLFNIKSYLFVALGIAFLFTSCSDDSPLLEQEPEPELLCRVNFYTSNWYMGDRSGDPDQTPFGYDAQGRVILAPVGNNQISFEYYNDSVILKYAGEAPNTVTDYYSLNEKGLITHLRRVWMAPWETEAKDYLVLDFVYDEQGYLSRIKEEDREVLFSYEGGNLVNIHDGLKGNDEDIKLTYYTNMDFSNLPIHSTTPIYHINSLHRTPTPIFNPVGMAVLTSGGYLGKFSKNRIKTIGTYELSYEADDKNNISKLKEVNSAESIDSMVYHIEHTCF, encoded by the coding sequence ATGTTATTTAATATCAAATCATACTTATTTGTCGCTCTAGGGATAGCATTTCTGTTTACAAGCTGTTCGGACGACAGCCCATTATTAGAACAGGAGCCTGAGCCCGAGTTGTTGTGCCGTGTGAACTTTTACACGAGCAATTGGTATATGGGGGATCGATCTGGAGATCCAGATCAAACACCATTCGGTTATGATGCGCAAGGACGCGTTATATTGGCTCCAGTGGGAAACAATCAGATTTCTTTCGAATATTATAATGACAGCGTGATTCTGAAATATGCAGGAGAAGCTCCCAACACTGTAACCGATTACTATTCTTTGAATGAAAAAGGTCTTATTACTCACCTTAGACGTGTATGGATGGCGCCTTGGGAGACCGAAGCCAAAGATTATCTAGTACTGGATTTTGTATATGATGAACAAGGATACTTGTCTCGCATAAAAGAAGAAGACAGAGAAGTTTTGTTTTCATATGAAGGCGGAAACTTGGTCAATATTCATGATGGACTGAAAGGGAATGATGAGGATATAAAGCTTACCTATTATACAAATATGGATTTTTCTAATCTTCCCATCCACAGCACCACACCTATTTATCATATTAATTCATTACACAGGACACCTACACCAATATTTAATCCGGTCGGAATGGCCGTTCTTACATCTGGCGGATACCTTGGTAAGTTCTCGAAAAATCGTATTAAGACTATTGGTACATATGAGCTGTCATACGAAGCAGATGACAAAAACAATATAAGTAAACTAAAGGAGGTGAATTCTGCCGAATCAATCGATTCGATGGTTTATCATATCGAACATACCTGCTTTTAA
- a CDS encoding DUF4133 domain-containing protein, with product MTHGRYPIYKGLQKPLIYRGFKGKFIYWGIGSLIGGLAIGGLIGALTNLILGGFATLALMGAGLAYTFMKQGNGLHDKTRHRGVFIHPVHLSISYENRKKDSL from the coding sequence ATGACACACGGGCGTTATCCAATTTATAAGGGGCTGCAAAAGCCCCTTATTTACCGCGGTTTCAAGGGCAAGTTTATCTATTGGGGCATAGGTTCCCTTATCGGTGGTCTGGCCATCGGTGGACTTATCGGCGCACTGACCAACCTGATCCTGGGCGGCTTTGCTACCCTTGCCCTGATGGGTGCAGGACTTGCCTATACATTCATGAAACAGGGTAACGGTCTCCATGACAAAACCCGCCACCGAGGCGTATTTATCCACCCCGTCCATTTATCGATCAGCTATGAGAACAGAAAGAAAGACAGCCTTTGA
- a CDS encoding plasmid transfer protein: MNMTGLMPRFLLQGNPVNVPDSFKDTFNFLQGNGVYEEGVMHFLKGMKNTIWTHFDTFITDAQALAAIFMLIFFAIKSYEMMAGDKKMEIMPLLRPFGLVMVIIWWGTFTRVLAYPTDIVAAKTESLFDSGQIEVNNLRLQRAKLMVDVADQLTTIQAETEIAEKEADTWYGQAWDAVTSTVKEGFASVWNPIVELKNRMQVGLQLLATYTLETLAVWVLRICVYIIFIIQIIYSTILIILGPFSVAVSILPAFRDSFGTWIARFIAVNLYSGIAYLVMHVASLFQQYAMEAEITRYQQLLESTGDTLEKMGWFAGNGILSFGIVIVTFLIGGLTMLTVPSISTWIVSTSGITSAASTMGRGASNMGRAARKIIAKF, from the coding sequence ATGAACATGACGGGGCTAATGCCCCGTTTTTTATTGCAGGGAAATCCTGTAAACGTGCCCGATTCCTTTAAAGACACGTTCAATTTTTTACAGGGGAACGGTGTCTATGAGGAGGGTGTCATGCACTTTCTCAAAGGCATGAAAAACACGATATGGACGCACTTCGATACGTTCATCACCGATGCACAGGCCCTTGCCGCCATTTTCATGCTCATATTCTTTGCCATCAAATCGTACGAAATGATGGCGGGCGACAAAAAAATGGAAATCATGCCTTTGTTGCGACCTTTCGGGCTCGTGATGGTCATTATCTGGTGGGGAACGTTTACCCGCGTACTTGCATACCCCACGGACATCGTTGCCGCCAAAACGGAAAGCCTGTTTGACAGCGGACAGATCGAAGTTAACAACCTACGCCTGCAACGTGCAAAACTCATGGTTGACGTTGCCGATCAACTGACCACCATACAGGCCGAAACCGAAATCGCCGAAAAAGAAGCGGATACGTGGTACGGTCAGGCATGGGATGCGGTTACCTCAACCGTAAAAGAGGGTTTTGCTTCGGTATGGAACCCAATCGTTGAACTTAAAAACCGTATGCAAGTAGGGTTACAGCTACTGGCGACCTATACCTTAGAAACGTTGGCCGTCTGGGTATTGCGCATCTGCGTTTATATCATATTCATTATACAGATCATCTATTCGACCATCCTTATCATTTTAGGCCCGTTTAGTGTTGCCGTAAGTATCCTGCCTGCCTTTAGGGATTCCTTTGGTACGTGGATAGCCCGGTTTATCGCCGTTAACCTCTATTCGGGCATTGCGTATCTGGTCATGCACGTAGCCAGTCTATTCCAACAATATGCAATGGAAGCCGAGATCACCCGTTATCAGCAACTCCTTGAAAGCACGGGCGACACATTGGAGAAAATGGGCTGGTTTGCGGGCAACGGAATTTTGAGTTTCGGTATCGTCATCGTAACGTTCCTGATCGGAGGACTGACCATGCTCACCGTGCCGAGTATCAGCACATGGATCGTATCGACATCCGGCATCACCTCTGCCGCCAGTACAATGGGACGCGGAGCATCCAATATGGGACGTGCTGCAAGAAAGATCATCGCCAAGTTTTAA
- a CDS encoding DUF4134 domain-containing protein has protein sequence MRPIRFVAVFLTVIFFALYATAQPGLAEFREVRKEVNTWYYNFSDLAFVIGAVCGLLGGLRVYSNWQSGKHHIDAQVMGWFFSCLFLSLVGAALKALFGVN, from the coding sequence ATGCGACCAATCCGCTTTGTGGCAGTATTCCTTACTGTCATTTTTTTTGCCCTGTACGCAACCGCCCAGCCCGGCCTTGCCGAATTTAGGGAAGTGCGCAAAGAAGTCAATACGTGGTACTACAACTTCTCTGACCTTGCCTTTGTCATCGGTGCCGTGTGCGGACTGCTCGGTGGTTTGCGGGTGTACAGCAACTGGCAGTCCGGCAAGCATCATATCGATGCACAGGTCATGGGATGGTTCTTTTCCTGTCTTTTCCTATCGCTCGTCGGTGCCGCACTAAAGGCCCTTTTCGGGGTAAACTAA
- a CDS encoding MbnP family protein: MIKKSFFSIALLAMMASCSKDTELVEVVGGDFSIEFDNVVGNEDFALDKAFDIDGKTYIFNSFRYWVSNIRLQKQNGEWIEIPNSYYLIEETKDIAIQDGAYTYPARKREQVDLQNLPIETYTAIEFGIGVDSELNDNLSITSGELSAMTGMTNISWMWHTSYIFSSLKGMAEDGTTKVVKIETGLNDSYRTVKLDFKVPVDLARATPSRIGFKGDVLSLLGSFDSWQTPVVGAQQQDQMKAVSDNFSTKFFTLK; this comes from the coding sequence ATGATCAAAAAGAGTTTTTTTTCTATCGCATTACTTGCGATGATGGCATCTTGTTCTAAGGATACGGAACTTGTGGAAGTAGTTGGTGGAGATTTTTCCATCGAATTTGACAATGTCGTAGGCAATGAGGATTTTGCGCTTGATAAGGCTTTCGACATTGATGGCAAAACCTATATATTTAATAGTTTTAGATATTGGGTAAGCAATATTCGATTACAAAAACAGAATGGAGAATGGATCGAAATCCCAAACTCTTATTACCTGATCGAGGAAACCAAGGACATTGCTATTCAAGATGGAGCTTATACCTACCCTGCCAGAAAGCGCGAGCAGGTAGACCTTCAAAACCTGCCTATTGAGACCTACACCGCAATAGAGTTTGGTATCGGTGTAGATAGTGAACTTAACGATAATCTCAGTATAACCTCAGGTGAATTATCTGCTATGACAGGTATGACAAATATCTCGTGGATGTGGCACACGAGCTATATCTTCAGTTCACTAAAAGGTATGGCAGAGGACGGTACAACTAAGGTCGTTAAGATTGAAACAGGGCTGAATGATAGTTACCGAACAGTGAAGCTCGATTTTAAAGTTCCCGTTGATCTTGCCCGGGCAACACCATCAAGAATTGGGTTTAAAGGTGATGTACTTAGCCTTCTCGGTTCCTTCGATAGTTGGCAGACACCTGTTGTGGGAGCGCAGCAACAAGATCAGATGAAGGCAGTATCCGATAATTTTTCCACTAAATTTTTTACGCTAAAATAA
- a CDS encoding toprim domain-containing protein, which yields MQVSTLPAYKPVKSTSEQEQKGYTFELVRTGPIGRNFVLTKYLEERGILDVANGQLQEIYYRNRLDNENKNTFYAIGWKNELDNWEFTNAKGFKSSIGKKGISIIPGNQEHAVLFEGYMDYLSWLKVNRPDPAPTAIVLNSIVQLKNAIERVKGIATVDVYFDNDEPGRNCTQRLIEAVPQAKDRSGVYGAYKDYNDMLRAVLNEQELQHQRAGPRR from the coding sequence ATGCAGGTCTCCACGTTACCAGCCTACAAACCTGTCAAATCCACTTCGGAACAGGAACAAAAAGGCTATACCTTTGAACTCGTCCGAACCGGGCCTATCGGCAGAAACTTTGTCCTGACCAAATACCTTGAAGAACGTGGGATATTGGACGTTGCAAATGGACAACTGCAAGAAATCTATTACAGAAACCGTCTCGACAACGAAAATAAAAACACTTTCTATGCCATTGGATGGAAGAACGAACTTGACAATTGGGAGTTTACCAATGCCAAAGGCTTCAAGAGCAGTATCGGTAAAAAGGGGATTTCCATTATACCCGGCAATCAAGAACATGCCGTTCTCTTTGAGGGTTATATGGACTACCTAAGCTGGCTCAAAGTCAACCGCCCAGACCCTGCACCCACCGCCATTGTCCTAAATTCCATCGTCCAATTGAAGAACGCCATCGAGCGGGTTAAAGGCATAGCCACCGTGGACGTGTATTTCGACAATGACGAACCCGGCCGCAACTGTACACAAAGGCTGATCGAAGCCGTGCCACAGGCCAAAGACCGATCCGGTGTTTATGGGGCGTATAAGGATTACAACGATATGCTAAGGGCAGTCCTAAACGAGCAGGAACTACAGCATCAACGTGCGGGCCCCAGACGGTGA